The Primulina eburnea isolate SZY01 chromosome 18, ASM2296580v1, whole genome shotgun sequence genome segment GATTAGTACCACTGTCTTCCATTTTTAACTCATGGACCATAGATTAGACCATTTAAGGAAAAAGAAACTGATAATCTACTATGTTTCCCTTATACCAGGAGAAATCAATGATGAAGAATCCTACATCTTCAGAAAACAGTGTTCCAAAACAAGAGAATTCCAATCATAGCTCCGCAACAAGCAAACTGCCAACTACGCTAAAATCATCTTCAACCAAGGCAGAAGCTTCTTATAAACCGAAAACCAGTAAAACAAAAAACTCTGAACCGACTAAGGTATTTGAGATTTGTTCTTTACATCTTCATGAGCATTTCGTTTACAAGAATGACTAAAAAAACGCTGATGCCTGGACAGATTTTAATCCGGTTTCCGAATGGAGAGAGGAGGGAGCATAGTTTCCTCTGTACAGACAAGATCAAAGCCATTTATCGGTACATCGACTCACTAGGCCTAGAAGGAGTTGCAAACTACAGGCTAATATCAAACTTCCCTAGAAAAGTTTATGGTGCTGACCAAATGGGAATGACACTCAAGGATTCTGGGCTCCATCCAAAAGCAAGCCTCTTTCTTGAGATTCTGTAACATTCTTTGAAACATTTCTTCGCTTAAAAAAAACAAGAATGTAATCAGTTTCTCGTGCATTCTTACAAGACATCACGATCTTACAACCAATGAGGTTGTAAATGCAAAGTGTAACTTGGCATTTACAAGTTTTTGTACTTCCTATCTTCATTTAATCTGGGAAAATTTTCTGCAGCTCTTATTATGTGCATTTTAAAAGTCAATATGCATTTATTTGGATTGATCAACAAAATTACATGAATTTAAAGTCTTTATCATTCAAACCGAAACCAGGAATCTGGGTATTTAAGCAGAGTCAAAGATGCATTTCGAAAAACagaaaaatttgtatgagactgtctcacggtaTAATTTTATCAGACAGATATCCAACTCAACTTTAATGATGAaataatattacattttatgtttaaagttcaATGTTTCATTTTAAATATGGATTGAGTTATTCGTCTCACATAAATAGATTCatgcaactgtgtcacaaagaCATATTCTTCGAAAAATTGGCAAATGCTAATGCGGAAAACTGTTTTCCAAAATACAACAAGAATGGTTCTTTCTTGATTATGTTTATGTCGACATATGTTTCTTAGTTGTCGATAATATCTTCAATTTTTTCAGTGTTGAAATGACATAAAAATTGTATATAAATAATTAGTACtttgttatttatgtttttCTTAATTAAATAAAGTAAAAACGTTTCTTGATAATCACAATAATCATATCAGTATTATAAACTGTTAATTATATGCATATAagatatatttaataatatataaagaaAACTGATTAAATTTGtagaaaaattataattttacaaATGCTAGGAACATAGAAAGAAATGTTTGACTAGTAAATTACTTAAGTAATAAAGaagttaatatttaaaaaatggatggaaataaataaaatatataaaaaaattattattttttatttaattgaatatGCACatggaaataaaaaaatatatatataaaattattaattttgatttaatttaatatgCAAATGAAAACATGTTTTCATTTTGTGAACACAAAGATCATCCTTAAAGTCGTTAGTACGAAGCTAAAGCGTGTTTTTCATGTTCCATCTTCGTCTCCTACCATTCTTTAACTAAAATCGCACGCAGTGGAAGTTAAAAGCGTGTTGCCTCCACCGTCGTCGAATTCAAAAGCATCATCCAGTGATTCCATCCCACTCATCTTCTTGTTTTTGCTCCGTTTTCGATTCTTCACCCAGATACAAGAAATGGGTAATCCAAGCATTTCGATTGTCGCAGTTTCGTTGATCTTCACTGTATCGTGTAGTATTACGAAATTGGGCGAAGGAAAAGCGTACGAGTCGCCGGAGTACACAGTGATGCACTCTGAATCAGATTTCGAGGTGAGATATTACAGAGAATCGGTCTGGATGAGTGCTCCGGCAGACGAAATCTCGTTCGAGAAAGCTACCAGAGATGGCTTCCACAGGTACCCTTTTCTTGTATTCAAGTCTAATTGGATTGCGTGTTTTGCACTTCATTCTTTATGGACGTAATTGCTCGAGGAAAATGGAGGTAAATGATcaagatttttatgataaaatgcTAAAGTTTCCATCTTTTATGAATTCCCAGATTATTCCAATTCATAGAGGGAGCAAATCTGAACTTTTCTAGGATTCCAATGACTGTACCTGTCTTAACAAGCGTAGTTCCAGGAGCTGGACCTCTTCAATCATCAGCATACAATATAAAATTTTACTTACCAGTGAAATTCCAGGGTACCCCACCTGTTCCCCTCCCTGAACTGAACCTGAAACCTGATTCCTGGAAAAGTCCTTGCATTGCTGTCAGGAAATTTTCAGGCTTCGCAAGAGATCATAATATTGTGAAAGAAGCTGAAAAATTGGCTGTGAGTTTAAGCAGTTCTGCGTGGGCAAACGCAAGTTTTGTGCAGAGTGAGTATGCTTACTCGATTGCGCAGTACAATTCTCCATTCAAGTTCATTGGTCGTGTCAACGAGGTTTGGGTTGTTGTCGATGGGTCTGAGGCTGCTGGTTGCAAACCCAGTCTTGTGGCTGAATTCTGAAGCTCGTTTTACTTGGCAAGAATGGCCACCATTGGAAATGACGATGAAGTTGAGAGGGCTATCAATGTTGGTCACCTGCTGCCCCTCTTAAATTTGCCTGTAAACTTTGGCAATATACATGTATATTTCCTTATGCATTGTATGTATAAAAAAGTAAGATCTTGCTAGTTCTAAATTTATGAATTTCAGTTTTGCCTTCCGCCTAAACTTTTGGCTTTGAGAACGACTCCAAATCTTATGTGTGTTCTATATAAGATCCAAGACATCTACATCATCCGTTGGTAATCAATACAGTGATAATACATATCATTTGATGTAGAATGATAAAATCTATGGATAGATTTTAGAGTGAAGAGCAGCAGGCATTTGATGGAGAGCAAACCACAAAATTCTCTGACGACCCGAGCATATTGATATTTGACATGCGCCTTTTCAAATGAATTCGGATTATATCAAATACATAAAACAGAAGGATAAACCAAATCTCTTACAATCAAGAATACAAGTGTATCTGTTGATCAATCAGGTTGTCCTTTAGGATATAGGTAAGATGGCAATGATGTCCGAGAAGCAGCCATCTTCCTACATAACATGGGCAATTTAATTTGACTGCAGTAAACAACGAGGAGGAGGAGCAAAAGCAAAAGAAATGTAAACAATGGggaa includes the following:
- the LOC140819876 gene encoding uncharacterized protein; protein product: MGNPSISIVAVSLIFTVSCSITKLGEGKAYESPEYTVMHSESDFEVRYYRESVWMSAPADEISFEKATRDGFHRLFQFIEGANLNFSRIPMTVPVLTSVVPGAGPLQSSAYNIKFYLPVKFQGTPPVPLPELNLKPDSWKSPCIAVRKFSGFARDHNIVKEAEKLAVSLSSSAWANASFVQSEYAYSIAQYNSPFKFIGRVNEVWVVVDGSEAAGCKPSLVAEF